Part of the Phycodurus eques isolate BA_2022a chromosome 3, UOR_Pequ_1.1, whole genome shotgun sequence genome, aagcaccaagacggacctccttgaaaatgttcaattttcatttcttctgcaagcgttattgccctcagtcaaatggtgactgtagcgacgcttctcccggctgttctttgctcattaatccaccCAATACGGGTACAGGTCTCAAAggggtgttttgagttaagacTGAAAACTATTTTCTGTCCGGTAAGTCGGAGTCAGTTAAATTGAGGTTCTACTGTAGTTGGATCACTAAGGTACCATAACGCTAAACAGATAGACTGAATAATGCAATTGCAATTGTTAGCATTGTATGCTAGGTTTCtcttcagaggttccactgtacataaaGTTGTCAGCAGCACCTAATAactatatttaataaaaaatagagCAGCCATGATGTTGGTAAACATCTTTTCAAGATGGCGACCACTCATCCAGTCATGTTTTTGTCTCGTCCCTCTCCCTTTTCTCGGCTCGACGGCATCCCCTGCAGGCGACTGGCAAACCTTACGAGGACTACGCTAAGATGATCTTCATGGAGTTGAATGACGCCTGGTCAGAGTTTGAGAACCAGGGATCCAAAGCTCTCttttagtagaaaaaaaatgacacccacacaaaaaagaagccggTCCGAACCAGGACTGGATTTGAACAAATATCGAGCCCCCCTGGGGCCTGATTGGACAGGACTGAACCCACATTGGGCCTTCCTTTTTGAGGGGGTAGTTGCACAGCCTCTGGGAGGTGTCCTCTCTTTCACTTTCTCTCCACATCCTTACTACacctttgagaaaaaaaatccctcttCACTACCGACTTGCTTCAGAAATCCAAGGAGTGACAATCAGAGAGAGAACGAGGAACTCCAGAATGCTGATGAACCGTCAcagattttacaaaaaaaaaaatgctacatgctaaaatgctaaccgCTGATGTATTGGTGCCTGTCAGTATTGCGGACAAGCgtacaaaatggctgccaatCACTAAATGTAATGCTTCTGCCATTACAATCATTACAATTGTTGCCACATTTGCACTCATACATATCCTAGTTAGCCTAGTGCTCATTTCTGACAACAAAGCAACACCCACATTAACAAAagtgctcttttttttgttttgtttttttgtttttttgaaagccGTCCACTCGTGCGATGCTTCGTTGCTAACCACTAACAATTAGGCTCTTAAAGATAGTGTCTTGAGTATTCGGTTAGCGCCATGCTGCACTTAAGCTATTTATTAGCTTAGGCGGTTAGCATCGGTTGCTAACATCTGAGCTGATGATTTTTGATTGACATCCATCAACCGGAACAGGGTGAGTGATTGATCAGGTTTACGTATTTTTGGGGGGTCCattgtgtgtgtaattattgtaaatacaaaacatCAAGTGACTTTGTGAAAATTATATTTGAGTGGCAGGTCTGTGTACGTGAGTGATTTTTAAGAATGACATCACACACTGTTGTTGACTTCATTGTTTTAGTTCACATTTTTACCTCATGGACCAATCTGATcacttttcttatttattattattattgttattattagttgttgtttttgacattCTGTTCATACCTGATAAGAATTGGGAGAAAGCATTGGTTAGGTTTTCATATATTAGAGAGTGAGTGGGACCTCTTTGATTTCATTCCAAAGTTTAATAAGAATTTGCTTTTTACAAATATATCcttctattttgttgttttacagctttcttttttttttacttgctttTTTGTTGACAGTTTTTGATTTGACAATATGATCATAAGTATAAGGACAGACAATAtcaatacagttttactgtacCAGACAAATTATGGCATAACTAATAAACACGAATGTAGAAAAAAAGGTGATTAAAAGTTATGAGGGAAATACTTGTGTATGTCTTTTtttgactgactgttgtttttttcataggTATAAATGTTACTTTTGAGCCACATTTTACGACACACAAACCCGTACTCCCATACACTTAAATGTCAGATTTCAAAGATTTAAAAATCCCTGTTGATACCTCAAGAATCCCTTTACAAACCATAACTTTTATTTTGAGGTGATCATATAGCAGTTATACAacagctttatttaaaaatataactcAACATGAGGCGTCTGCGTTTTTAATCTAGCCTCTCCCAGTCTTTGGCTATCGTCAGCTATTTTCAGCTGTGACATTAATGGCACACACTCGGTTAATTCGGCGTTAGCACACGCAGACATCGTTGTCTGGTTTATTGCcacatattttgttatttcacGATGTTTTATAGTGTGCCAGTTGGTTGTACTGATGCAGTGGCAGTGATAAGAGCTGCTTCAGCTTTCCAAGCAATAAAATAGCAAGACTAGACCAGCGAATCGCTGAAAGTCACTCGGCGTGGGGGAGCTGCACCTCTGTGGCTGCTGCCAAGTAAGTATTCGTAACTTTGGAACCGGTGTGTTTTCGGAAGCATTTAGCAGAAAGTATTGTATACACGGGCATAGGTTGAGCCAAGCTGAAAACAGCTGCAGTGACGATTTGCCCTTAGATGTTGCCAACCTGGAAACATCGGCTGCCATGGTAATGGGAACGCGGCATGTACAGGACGCATTGCTGTATGCAATGAGAACTAGAAATTTGTTAAAGGTACAATATTTTACCAAATCAACTGTTTCTGGTATTTGGGAGTTATTTTGGCTCTATGGTGcgtcagtaaacgtgaaatatgaattaaaatgtccACGCATTCCTAGCTTccacgtttttctgccgagagggcTAAAATCAgctcattcaaatttctcgagcttatctatgtcactagcgaagatctccgcctaacTCTCTgcacacgtgtgctctcacaagtgggtcttctacacagaggaaaccaatcagaggatggggGGTTTCCccacaaatatggacaaagcgggtacaaaactgggtcagacagaagtagctgtcagaggagccttttctggacatgcgtatgacaaaaccaaggtgcttttttgtttgtttttttaaagaagaaattgacacttttattctaaaaataagaaattgacacttttattctaagtccatgttagagagtcactctatggaggtctaaatagcaaAGATATGCAACCTTGAAAGCTGTTTGCACTTTAAGCCAAATCGGCTCATTGTTTTGCTGATAACTCATGACTCATGTTGCTTTTACTACCAACACCTTGCTGGAGcaaatatacaatacaatatacagGCCTtgatgcacagacatgttggaactgGAAGGGCCCATCAACAAacttcccacaaagttggaagggtccaaaatctcttggtatgctgaagcattcagagttcctttcactggagcacaggggctaatattttggacataaCCATATAAACACTTTTAGATGAAtaagagcggagactgagaacCAGGCCTTCGAGTCCAACATCAGTATataacctcacaaatatgctccaggaaaaatggtaataaattcccataaactcacacctaaaccttgttgaaagtcttcccacaagagtttaagatgttacaGATGCAAAGGATTGACAGGTGTCATATTAAACCCAGTGGATTAaaaatgggatatcacttaaattaatgagtcaaggcaggtaaGTGAATACATTTTGGCAGTATAGTTGTGTGTGTAAATAGatatatacactgaacaaaaatataaatgcaacacttttttttttttgctcccattttttttgAGCTTGACTCCAGGATCTAAAACCTTCCCCACATACACAAAaagccatttccctcaaatattgttcacaaatctgtgtgAGTGAACacttctcctttgtcgagaacatccatcccacctcacaggtgtggcatatcaagatgctgattggACAGGTGTGgcataggctggccacaataaaaggccactctgaaatgtgcagttttatcacacagcacaatccTACagttgtgtatatatgtatgtatatatatgtatatgtgtatatatatatatgtatgtatatgtccacatttatatgtacatatgtatatgtgtgtgtatctacaatcccaattctcatgaagttgggacgttgtgttaaacatcaataaaaacagaatacaatgatttgcgaatcatgtttgacctatatttaattcaatacactacaaaggcaagatatttaatgttcaaatggaaaaaaactttgtttttagcaaataatcattaacttaatttAGATTAACTAAATtccttgggcggcacggtggacgactgtttagagcgtcagcctcacagttctgaggaccggggttcaatccccggtcccgcctgtgtggagtttgcatgttctccccgtacctgcgtgggttttcgccggccattccggtttcctcccacatcccaaaaacatgcattaattggattgataaattccttgtttggttttgacatacttggtaaataaagatgattctgattctggccCTGATCCTGCTTGTTTTCAAAATTGTAGCTCCCCAATCAGAGTAAATGAGGAATGCTAATGTTTGACAAACATGACATCACTTCCACTAGCCGTTGGGTTGGAAAGTGTAACTCCACCCAGGATGTCTCAAAATCATGAACATTTGAGTGTGCTCAATAAAACCTACTTTTTAGCCAATTTATGGTTCACAATTTGCAGTGAATGACGTATGTATTTCAAAACCtttacaatgcaaatatgaattttaaccgACCGGCATAAAGCCCTTTTGCACTCTGATCTTTAAGTAATAAACTGGTCGCTATGTGCGGAAATATCGCAATAATTGGGTGTGAGTCGGTTAGCGAAATGCTAGCTGGGCCGTATGCTACTAGCTCCATCCACAAGTGAACATGCTGCATGTGGgtcagaggggaaaaaacaagcaTCTCCGCAAGTTTTTACAgctttatttcaaaggttcaaACACAAAACCAAATATGTAGTGCTCCAGTCCTCAAGAATATAACCGTAACACATCACATGATACAAAATGAATTATAAAAGCAGGGGGAAAACAATACAATGGGATGTTTTAGTGTCAAACTGATCCTAGTACGCTAAAGCTTTGTTTTCTACCAAGTGGTCTGGATCAGTTTGGTACACATCCACATTGGTAAATCCTGACCAGGCTTGTGTCTTAATTGGAGGATGTCGATTGCCTTGGGTGTTTTTGAACACTTTCTCACAGTGTAACACCCAAAAATATAAGTACACCTTACTGTACTGCTCAGTGGAAACCAGGCTTGAATGTCCCTCATTTTCTTTCGACAACAGACCACAGTGACATGTTTGTCTTCCACTGTGAATGATTTACAGTGCATGGCGTGCAGGATCCGCAATGTGTTTCCACTTGGATACTTTTGGCTGGCCGGGCCTTGGCCTCTGGCTTTTTCGAGGGGCATATAGAAACGGGGATGACTGAATCTGGACAGGAACCAAGGCACTTAAAAGTGTAGCTGTCCCGTCAATTTCCTATTATATGTCctgaattggggaaaaaaaaaaaaaaaaaaaaaaaacctaatcaaGAAAAGTCATCTGGTTCATTCGCAGTAAGTCCTCCAGTCTACCAAATGACCGGGTGGTATCTGAAACAAGACAAAAGGGGAGAGaggtcatttcaaaacattggtGTCACCCAACTTTACCCAGGAAGTGGAGTAAGTAGAATAGATGCAAGGTTTTTATCCGGGAAGAAAAGTAGAGAGGTACCAAGGAAAGGAGGTTGTGAGCCAGGAAGGTAGACAGGTACTAAAAACGGATGGTTGTTACCTGGGAAGTCAGGCAGACGAATATCAAAAGaaagatttgaaaaagaaaggaaaagaaaaaagaaattagtATACCAAAGAATGATGGTTACCCTGGAAGTAAGGTAGACTGGTGCCAAAAAACTTTGGATGGACGTAAGGCAGCCCAGTACCAAAAAATGAAGGTTGCCGCCCAGTAAGTACGGTAGAGCAGCACTAAAGATGAACCAAACGTTTTCCCATTTGAAATACATCCCTCCAAAGTGGCTAGTGGGAGTGGCGGTGTTACCCGCTAACGCTGATATTTATATTCAAGCCCTGGTTGTCACCTGGGAAGTAAGGCAGACTAGTACCAAAGAATGAGGGTGTTTAGCTGGGAAGTAAGTAGACCTGTACCAAAGAATGACAGTTGTCACCCAGAAAGCAAAGAAGGTTGTTAACCAGGAAGTAAGGCAGATTATTACTAAATAATGAAGGTGGTTACCTGAGATGTCAGGTTGACTGGTGCCAAAGAAGGAAGGCTGTTATCCAAAAAGTAAGGCAGACCAGTACCAATTTATGAAATTCACCCAGTGAGTAAAAAAGGTTACCTGGGAAGTAAGGCAGACAGTGCCATAAGGAAGGATCTCGCCCAAGAAGTAAAAAAGATTGTTACCCTAGAAGTAAGGTAGACTTGCACTAAAAAGAGGTTTTTACCTAGGAAGTAGGATAAACAGTCCAAAAAATTGAGGGTTGTTACTCAGGAAGTAATGAAGGTTGTTACCCGGGCAATAGAGTGGTATCAAGGAAGCAAGGTTGTTACCTTGGAAGTAAGGTAGAACAGCACTAAAGAACAAAGGTTGTTACCCAGGAGTAAAGATACATTGGCACCAAAGAAGGAAGATTGCTACCCGGGAAATAGGGTAAACGATACTGAAGAATGAGGATTGTTACCCAGGAAGTAAGATAGACTGgtagcaaaaaaagaaagttgttgcCCAGGAAGTAAAGTCAACCGGTACTAAAGAATGACGGGTTGTTAAGACAGGAAATACAGTAGACCGGCACCAAAAGAGTAAGTTTGTTGCCTAGAAATGAAGCATGACTTGTATCAAAGAACAAAGGTGAAGTTCTTAACTTACCAATACAAAAAAGGAGTATCTTGGAGGTCTATCCCTCGATGGAGACCTCTGGAATGAGGTGACAATTCAGCGCTGCCTCCAGCGGTATTTGCTGAACACACAAAGTCTTCAGTTtacatgcaacaaaaacatgtttttaaagcaTGGCTTGCGCGGTCTTCACCATTGATGATCCCAGCTGCATCTGACATGATATGCTGCTCTCCTCCGAAGGACATTTCAGACTGGCAGAGGCGGTGTCCTGTAACACCCAAAaactaaatgaataaataaaataaattagcaTTATCGTCATAGACAGgactcaaagtgtggtatgcacCTCTTGGATTTCTGCAGTAACTTCAGTGGGGGGTTCAACAAGCTGCTTGACTGATTCTGTTTCTACCTTAACAGCAACAGGTTGTGCCTCAGCCACTGCTTCAGGTTTAGGTATGTTGACGACAACCTCCGGTTCCGGCACCAGGACAACCTCCTGAACTGGCTTGACTGCTTCAGCCACAGGTTCTGGGCCAAGGGAGCAGACGACAACTTGTTCTGCCACCTTTTGGAGTTTCAGTTCTATGCCAGCTACTGGTTCTGCTTCAGGGATCTCATTGGGTACTGCTTCAGGGATCTCTTTATGTTCTGCTTCAGGGATCTCCTTGGGTTCTGCTTCAGGGGTCTTCTTGTGTTCCACTTGTTCTGGTAAACTTGCAACACCCTGTTCTACTGGTTCTATGTCAAAGGTGCAACAGACCAATTCTGGTACTTGCTCTACCGACTGTGATTCCACATTGACAGCCACTTCTTCCTCAACTACTGGTTCTGGGTCAAGGGTGTAACAGACGACCTCTTCTGTCACCTTTTGGATCGCCCTTTTTTCGGGTTCCGGGTTGAACGTAGAACTGACCACTTCTGGCACACTGGCGACAACCTCCTCCATCGGTTCTGTTTCCACCTTAACTGCCGGTTTTGCTGCAGTAACCGTTTCTGGGTCGAAGATACAACTGACCAGTTCTGGCACACTGGCGACAACCTGCCCTTCCGATTCTGGTTCCACCTTAACAGCCTGTTTTGCTTCAGTCTCTGTTTCTGGGTAGAAGGTACACCTGACTAGTTGTGGCACCCTGGCAACGACCTGCTCTACCAATTCTGGTTCTACCTTATCGGCCGGTTCAGCTTCAATTACTGTTTCTGGGACGAAGGTACAACTGACCAGTTGTGGTACACAAGCAACAACCTGCTCTACTGACTTTATTTCCACCATTTTAATTTCTCGTTCTGGTGCATTGCAGACCACCTCCTGCATGGATTCAGGTTCTGCTTTTTGTTCTGGCGCAGTCAGTCGCTCCTCTGATCGGGTGTCCTCCTGTTTGGCAGTTAGTTCTGGTTCAGGTGTAGTTGTGGAGACGCCCTCACTTGCTTTTGCCACTGGTTCCGGTTCCAAGACTTCCGGCTTGACCTATAGAGAAGAGAACAAATGTGAGTTATCCAGTTCAAAATTCTGCCATCTTGGTCCAAGCGGGAACCCAACCTCTGCCTGAGCCACCCCGCAAAAAATACCCCACagacccccctcccccactgtGGTCACGTGTATCGGTTAGATCGGTACAAAAGAAGGATTGTTACCAGGGAAGTAAAGTAGACGAGTACAAAAAATCTATTCATAACCTGAGAAGTAAGGTAGACAGAGACCCAAGAAGGAAGCTTGTTCCCCACAAAGTAAGGTAGTCCTGTACCAAGCAAGAAAGGTAACTACCCAGAAAGTAAGGTCCCACCGGCTACAAGGATGGATGGTGTTACCCAGGAAGAAGGTAGACCAAAGAAGTAAGTTTGTAACCGTGAAGTAAAGTAATCCTATGGTTACCGGCTACAAATATGGAAGGTTGTTTCATAGGAAGTACAGTAAACTAAAGAAGAAAGGTTGTTACCCAGGAAGTAAAATAAACTAGTATGAAGGAAGGAAAGTgttacataagaaaaaaaaaaactatggccGTCGCCAAGTGTGTCAGGCCACATGAATAATTCCAAGCCTCCGAAAGTGTGACAttgaattattcattttttctGGCATCCGTCGTTAATTCAGGCTAGCTTAGCTTCTCGTCCTCAAATGGAAGCCAAACGGGCGCAAACATGGACGTATAGTAGGAAAAAAGTCCATACACACCGTAGCTATAGACCTGGAGGAGATCTAGTAATTGTTTTACTGCCTTGACGGCCAGTTctactacaactacagtacaactatcagtctggagtggcagagaagtatgttacaaTACTACAGGACATGGATGAGGGctgcagaacagtggt contains:
- the LOC133399468 gene encoding magnetosome-associated protein MamJ-like; the protein is MPSKRKKNQRRMRRVVKPEVLEPEPVAKASEGVSTTTPEPELTAKQEDTRSEERLTAPEQKAEPESMQEVVCNAPEREIKMVEIKSVEQVVACVPQLVSCTFVPETVIEAEPADKVEPELVEQVVARVPQLVRCTFYPETETEAKQAVKVEPESEGQVVASVPELVSCIFDPETVTAAKPAVKVETEPMEEVVASVPEVVSSTFNPEPEKRAIQKVTEEVVCYTLDPEPVVEEEVAVNVESQSVEQVPELVCCTFDIEPVEQGVASLPEQVEHKKTPEAEPKEIPEAEHKEIPEAVPNEIPEAEPVAGIELKLQKVAEQVVVCSLGPEPVAEAVKPVQEVVLVPEPEVVVNIPKPEAVAEAQPVAVKVETESVKQLVEPPTEVTAEIQEDTASASLKCPSEESSISCQMQLGSSMQIPLEAALNCHLIPEVSIEG